The following are from one region of the Oncorhynchus tshawytscha isolate Ot180627B linkage group LG24, Otsh_v2.0, whole genome shotgun sequence genome:
- the LOC112223370 gene encoding cerebellar degeneration-related protein 2-like, whose product MLGMEEFVIDEEEPWYDQQDLESDLHLAAELGKTLLERNKELEDSLQQIYITNEEQVQEIEYLAKQLEVLREMNEQHAKVYEQLDGTARELELTNRTLVLDSKASQHKIERLTGTIETLQTQVESLSGQVEQLHSLELLRVRREKRERRKTIASFPCLRELCTAPKYEDGFVVGRSDSFTSETKRQPAEEENERLREAVSALRSAVRAERGRREGAERECHVLLGEFSRLESRVLGAESCQARVRELEAELQELQQLRRARTLLLTSEDDGVGFTQTLLNNTPETDTLEGEGGEVGGGFREEGEGGGGLGGESLPASSPVRKSCSDTALNAIVARDASGRRRGSYAIHANSVRKRGMSILREVDEQYHALLEKYEELLRKCRRHEESLCHAGVQTSRPVSRDPSMKDCAMGPTPAPPPSPTQSPSTPEVMESISKQVEAVDKRLGQSTPEYKALFKEIFSRIQKTKMDIKATKATKASKSGKSSK is encoded by the exons aCCTCCACCTGGCAGCAGAGCTTGGGAAGACTCTGTTGGAGAGGAACAAGGAGCTGGAGGATTCTCTACAGCAGATCTACATCACCAATGAGGAGCAGGTGCAGGAGATTGAG tACCTGGCTAAGCAGCTGGAGGTGCTGAGGGAAATGAATGAGCAGCATGCTAAGGTGTACGAGCAGCTAGATGGGACAGCCAGAGAACTGGAGCTCACCAACCGTACCCTGGTACTGGACAGCAAGGCCTCACAACACAagatagagag GTTGACTGGGACCATCGAGACCCTGCAGACCCAGGTGGAGTCTCTCTCTGGGCAGGTGGAACAGCTCCACTCCCTGGAGCTACTCAGGGTccggagggagaagagggaacgACGCAAAACCATCGCCTCCTTCCCCTGCCTTAGGGAACTCTGCACCGCACCCAA gTATGAGGATGGGTTCGTGGTGGGCCGCTCAGACAGCTTCACCTCAGAGACTAAGCGCCAGCCAGCAGAGGAGGAGAACGAGCGTCTGAGAGAGGCGGTGTCGGCGCTGCGCTCGGCCGTGAGGGCGGAGCGGGGTCGCAGGGAGGGGGCGGAGAGGGAGTGTCACGTCCTCCTGGGGGAGTTCTCTCGTCTGGAGTCACGTGTGCTG ggTGCAGAGAGCTGCCAGGCACGGGTTCGTGAACTAGAGGCAGAGCTCCAGGAACTCCAGCAGCTCCGACGGGCGAGGACCCTCCTCCTGACCAGCGAAGATGACGGCGTGGGCTTCACCCAGACCCTCCTCAACAACACCCCCGAGACAGACAccctggagggggagggaggagaagtggGTGGAGGGTTCAGGGAGGAGGGCGAGGGTGGGGGAGGCTTAGGTGGAGAGTCGTTACCTGCCTCCAGCCCCGTCAGGAAGAGCTGCAGCGACACGGCGCTGAACGCCATCGTGGCCAGGGACGCatctgggaggagaagagggagctaCGCAATCCACGCCAACAGCGTCCGTAAGAGAGGGATGTCCATCCTGAGGGAGGTGGACGAGCAGTACCACGCTCTGCTGGAGAAGTATGAGGAGCTGTTAAGGAAGTGCCGGCGCCACGAGGAGTCCCTGTGCCACGCGGGGGTGCAGACCTCGCGGCCCGTCTCCAGGGACCCCTCCATGAAGGACTGTGCCATGGGCCCCACCCCTGCACCCCCGCCCTCCCCCACCCAGTCCCCCTCCACCCCCGAGGTGATGGAGAGCATCAGTAAGCAGGTGGAGGCGGTAGATAAACGACTGGGCCAGAGCACGCCAGAGTACAAAGCTCTGTTCAAGGAGATCTTCTCTCGTATTCAGAAGACCAAGATGGACATCAAAGCTACCAAAGCCACCAAAGCCAGCAAGTCTGGCAAGTCCAGCAAATAA